In the genome of Candidatus Endomicrobium procryptotermitis, the window ACTTTAATAATGTCTTTCCTGTAGCCAAAGCGATCAAATTATTTAATTCCATCAAAGACGAAGAGATTGCGATTTCTAATTTGACATAATTCTCTTTATTGTTGATTATCAGATCTCCGAGAACATACAGCCGCTCCATTATCTTTTCTTTGCTGTCTAAGTTTTTCATAGGATATTCCTTACTTATTGTAGCGACTACGTTTGGATCATTAAGAGCCATTTTTAATTCTTCTATAAGTGATATGATTTCATGCTTGCTGACAACAAGCATATTGGTATTAAAGAAAGCTTTTGTTGATTCCTGAAATTTCTTCTCCAAAACTTTATCTCCTTTCACTTGAGCTATTTCAATAATTTTGAATATCGGAACAGACGTCCCCAAAGCGCTGACTGCATTCCCAACTATCATAGGAATACCGCCTTTTTTATTGCCTTCATTTGTCCCTTTTTCGGTGACAATGATCACTGCAGGAGTTTTTGTAGCATCCATCCAACCAAATAAATTTAAAGGAACTTGTCCCGCTAAAAAATTATCAGTATTTCCAAAAAACCAAAAAATGTCTTTATTATCTGCGCTTTTCTCTTTGTTTTCCACCATTTGCCTGACTAAATTTGCGAAAAAAGAACCGTGATTAATCAATTGCTGAAAACGGAAGAAATTCACTTTTCCCGTCTTTTCATCATATTGAATTGTAGGATGCGTCTTCTGTAAATACACACCATCTTCTTTGTCCTGCACTTTCTTTAATACATCTAAATTTATTAATTCTTCTTCGTAAGTTTTTCCGGTGGAAGAAACCTTTTTCAACAACTTTTTAACGTCTTCTAACGACTCATTATTTGTCAACAGGTTTAAGGTCAATCCGGCAAAGCCGGCATTTTTCTTTGCGATGAAATCGTCAAGTATTATTTCCGCAACACTCTTTATTGTCCAATAACCATTTTTTCTCTCTCGAACTCTCAGCCCTATATCTAGTGCTTTTGTTTTCAATTGCGGATCGCCCGCTTCGGTTTTAAATTTCGGATTATCCTCTGTAGTTATATCCAGTCCGTATTTTTCCTGCATTTTTTTATCTCTGATAAGTTTTGCATAATCGTCGGTATACCATTCAGGGTTTAAGAACTCCCCATTCTCCACCGCTTTTGAGATTGCTTCTCTTTCCGCATCGGTTTTGGCCTCTCCTTGTCTTACCTGCAAAACATACCATGCTTTTAAGAACCTTACTCTATCTAAACTTTCACCTATCCCAGCCAGCCCTAAACTAAACGCAACAGAAATTTCTTTCAAATTAGATTCGTATTTTTCTTTCTTTATATCAGACCATCTAACCACCAACCCCTTATAGTTTCTCATGACGATTTCCCCGTCAAGATTTTCATCCAGCAAGAAATTTTCAACATCTGTGGAATGTCCTTCTTTTATACTACGCATATATTCTAGAGTCATTACGAGCTGCTGAATTTCTTCTTCAGGAGAAATGCCGTATAATTTCTCTATAATCTTGCATACTTGCCCAACTTGGGGCCTTAAAATCTTCATTCTTTCTTCTATATATAAGGATCTTGCGTCCAACGCCGCCTTTTCAGCTGCCGCCAACGCCATAGAAGTTCCGACTGTTTTATTTCCACTATAATTTTCAATTGCTTTTTTATATTGTTCCAAGCTGGACAACAAAGTCTTCACTACATCTTCTTGTACATCAAATTCTTTTGCTTTCAATGAATTTTCAACCCTTGTCACTGCCATCGACACTGCCACTTCCAACATTTCAAAAGTTTCTTTTGTTTTATTTTTACCATAAGCTTCAATTGCTTTTTTAAAGGCTATCAGCGAAGTCTCCACCTCATTTATTACGTCAAATTTTATTGCTTCTAACGCCTTTTCAGCCTTCTCAAAATCTGCTTCTGTTTTACTTACTTCATAAACGTTTACTATCTCTTCTAAGAGAATTATTGAGGACTGAATATTTTCCTTTTCTTTCAACTCCGTTTCAGGCAAAGCTTCGTTTTCCTCTTTAAATTCTTTTTCTTTCAACGCCTTTTCAGCCAAAGCCAAGTCTTCAGTTTCATCTTTTTTTCTGTCTGCTGCTTCCTTTACCTTATAAACCTCTAAAATCTCTTTATATTTTTCAAGATTTTTATTGACTACCTGTTTACTGTCCCCGCCGAGAGTCTTATAATCTTTAAGCAGCTCTGATGCTACGTTGCTCTCTAACTCTTCCAAAACTTGCTTTGCATATTCCGGGGGAAATATTTTAATAACATCTGCGCCGATAGATGAACGTAAAATATTTATAGATTTAATGAGAAAATATATCTTTTCGGCTTTTTCATATCCATCCTCAAAATTTTTATAGGCATTATAGTCATCAAGAGCTGAGTAAAAATTTAACAATGGAGAAGCTAACGACTTTTTGCCAAACAAATAACTTTTCACACCTTTAAAACTGAAAATATCGTTTAAATGCGCCCGAAGTTCGGATTTAATCCCCTTAATATGCATTAATTCATGATTCAAAATAATATTGTCAACTAAGTCTTGATCTAACTCCATCAATGCCAAAGCGTTAACTCTTATTATTTTGTTTGCTTCATCTGCATCAGCAATAACTTTTAATCCCCCCTCATCATTTTGAAGAGTGGCA includes:
- a CDS encoding UTP--glucose-1-phosphate uridylyltransferase, with the protein product GLGIFGFSAVSISNAKRVKDALEKTAQEELTDVKKERVAVYVNMLNIRYAGKLNGATLQNDEGGLKVIADADEANKIIRVNALALMELDQDLVDNIILNHELMHIKGIKSELRAHLNDIFSFKGVKSYLFGKKSLASPLLNFYSALDDYNAYKNFEDGYEKAEKIYFLIKSINILRSSIGADVIKIFPPEYAKQVLEELESNVASELLKDYKTLGGDSKQVVNKNLEKYKEILEVYKVKEAADRKKDETEDLALAEKALKEKEFKEENEALPETELKEKENIQSSIILLEEIVNVYEVSKTEADFEKAEKALEAIKFDVINEVETSLIAFKKAIEAYGKNKTKETFEMLEVAVSMAVTRVENSLKAKEFDVQEDVVKTLLSSLEQYKKAIENYSGNKTVGTSMALAAAEKAALDARSLYIEERMKILRPQVGQVCKIIEKLYGISPEEEIQQLVMTLEYMRSIKEGHSTDVENFLLDENLDGEIVMRNYKGLVVRWSDIKKEKYESNLKEISVAFSLGLAGIGESLDRVRFLKAWYVLQVRQGEAKTDAEREAISKAVENGEFLNPEWYTDDYAKLIRDKKMQEKYGLDITTEDNPKFKTEAGDPQLKTKALDIGLRVRERKNGYWTIKSVAEIILDDFIAKKNAGFAGLTLNLLTNNESLEDVKKLLKKVSSTGKTYEEELINLDVLKKVQDKEDGVYLQKTHPTIQYDEKTGKVNFFRFQQLINHGSFFANLVRQMVENKEKSADNKDIFWFFGNTDNFLAGQVPLNLFGWMDATKTPAVIIVTEKGTNEGNKKGGIPMIVGNAVSALGTSVPIFKIIEIAQVKGDKVLEKKFQESTKAFFNTNMLVVSKHEIISLIEELKMALNDPNVVATISKEYPMKNLDSKEKIMERLYVLGDLIINNKENYVKLEIAISSSLMELNNLIALATGKTLLKFVFLNDEEAQEMFGPIKNKDNFDETFENSTMDMNNPNPHEKGIHPLSALKTQDESSQSGVQKFIKDIINRLIEPLRREWKRAYITKYYPELAGLEDILVYGEGVYEKGSAIEKIALEKADLGKNVNVVIPVGSNDITNATVKNTGNMYIYEKTFVQKNGFAVRVYFYENKSAAYNAYKYVVDNLDGLVGIVENASDISFNDIIVASPLAAIFAITKNAEEDAKAKRDGYSNVTNGISEIDKIEILGDTQKINRDGDDMRNQLPLITNIDLSKINDANIEALISTVFSVELTLQEFYDKAQALKDFIKKTHSKNKRVVLNFKPVNKAEAEDIIEMIGKKGLKILRTAGIGIDGIIFDFNSLQQEEFNEIKVRLEKIPSIIKRENSTAIISVKSAYYTEQQRISGIDNFDEYINISGNYNDNTVDANEIAESARKAIKGGAKALFIDYEILKLFVTKGINIDIYSLFLGIVAVWTSYVKKTPEGIYKNARRSGFRENISAITLEQETKLYDVLKKLDAGDESVIKGVGTILQTSKANTLETKEEAQGYVQGVLERILVSRFGEKTFEYRTNADVYRIALVKAKMNNISDNDIKKYLDDKGGENSRNALEKYGMSTENLNFSQAQEAAQEGINAIISDLENDTVRPEDLPQALADLLVMLSVVKTIEVEVSHVEVSSQRDGVRAMLSAA